A region of Liolophura sinensis isolate JHLJ2023 chromosome 8, CUHK_Ljap_v2, whole genome shotgun sequence DNA encodes the following proteins:
- the LOC135473096 gene encoding UPF0547 protein C16orf87 homolog isoform X1 has product MRPARPRRKSDRMACKQCPACCDQVPVACKYCPCGHQFPTRNKAKQKSLREESSKDDTAESATVASEPNTDSTSKDGSEIGTKRRTVRTKRFRPDFFNPMEEQVTRRKPKEGEKAKRRRSRAKSNSSTAKEETNKQATLPTPEDDMFANLPAEKALQYSVILAELNRKLTTQHFKPL; this is encoded by the exons ATGAGACCAGCAAGGCCGAGACGCAAGTCGGATCGGATGGCTTGTAAGCAGTGTCCAGCTTGCTGTGATCAG GTCCCAGTTGCGTGTAAATATTGTCCCTGTGGTCATCAGTTTCCTACTAGAAACAAGGCTAAACAAAAGTCTCTCCGAGAAGAATCTTCCAAAGATGATACAGCAGAGTCAG CTACAGTAGCATCTGAACCAAACACTGACTCGACGAGTAAAGATGGTAGTGAGATTGGAACAAAGCGAAGAACTGTTCGCACAAAACGATTCCGTCCAGATTTCTTTAACCCAATGGAGGAGCAGGTCACTAGGCGCAAGCCAAAGGAG GGAGAGAAAGCCAAAAGGAGAAGAAGTAGGGCCAAAAGCAACAGTAGCACTGCCAAAGAAGAGACCAATAAACAAG CCACACTGCCTACTCCTGAGGATGACATGTTTGCCAACCTCCCAGCTGAGAAAGCCTTGCAGTATTCAGTCATTCTGGCAGAATTAAACAGAAAACTTACCACTCAGCATTTCAAGCCTTTATGA
- the LOC135473096 gene encoding UPF0547 protein C16orf87 homolog isoform X2 codes for MRPARPRRKSDRMACKQCPACCDQVPVACKYCPCGHQFPTRNKAKQKSLREESSKDDTAESVASEPNTDSTSKDGSEIGTKRRTVRTKRFRPDFFNPMEEQVTRRKPKEGEKAKRRRSRAKSNSSTAKEETNKQATLPTPEDDMFANLPAEKALQYSVILAELNRKLTTQHFKPL; via the exons ATGAGACCAGCAAGGCCGAGACGCAAGTCGGATCGGATGGCTTGTAAGCAGTGTCCAGCTTGCTGTGATCAG GTCCCAGTTGCGTGTAAATATTGTCCCTGTGGTCATCAGTTTCCTACTAGAAACAAGGCTAAACAAAAGTCTCTCCGAGAAGAATCTTCCAAAGATGATACAGCAGAGTCAG TAGCATCTGAACCAAACACTGACTCGACGAGTAAAGATGGTAGTGAGATTGGAACAAAGCGAAGAACTGTTCGCACAAAACGATTCCGTCCAGATTTCTTTAACCCAATGGAGGAGCAGGTCACTAGGCGCAAGCCAAAGGAG GGAGAGAAAGCCAAAAGGAGAAGAAGTAGGGCCAAAAGCAACAGTAGCACTGCCAAAGAAGAGACCAATAAACAAG CCACACTGCCTACTCCTGAGGATGACATGTTTGCCAACCTCCCAGCTGAGAAAGCCTTGCAGTATTCAGTCATTCTGGCAGAATTAAACAGAAAACTTACCACTCAGCATTTCAAGCCTTTATGA
- the LOC135473724 gene encoding zinc finger protein 330 homolog — protein sequence MPKKKTGQRKKAEKQKERQREIRTAFNERALADKPCNIMMECDSCRKMQKNRAFCYFCSMIQRLPVCAHCGKMKCMMKTGDCIIKHPGQFTTGMNMVGAICDFCEAWVCHGRKCLTAHACTCPLREANCLECERGVWDHGGRMFKCSFCAGFLCEDDQFEHQASCQQLESENFKCLSCNKLGQYSCLRCKTCYCEDHVRRKGFKYPKGQAIPCPKCGHNTQETKELSMSTRGYKYGRQNKEEDDDDDYDDYMNGAAGGGGFYGYGGGSSQGAGFYGYSAGYDDDGDLDDDDSEEEEEDESDESDDKEDSKDETDTAANNMEKLNISKDEK from the exons ATGCCTAAGAAGAAAACTGGTCAGAGGAAGAAGGCAGAGAAACAAAAAGAGAGACAGCGGGAGATCAGAACTGCCTTCAATGAACGTGCCCTTGCCGACAAACCGTGCAATATTATGATg gaATGTGATAGCTGTAGAAA GATGCAAAAGAACAGAGCATTTTGCTATTTTTGTTCCATGATTCAAAGACTTCCTGTGTGTGCTCATTGTG gCAAAATGAAGTGCATGATGAAGACTGGTGATTGTATCATCAAACATCCTGGCCAGTTCACCACAGGCATGAACATGGTG GGAGCTATCTGTGACTTTTGTGAAGCCTGGGTGTGCCACGGCAGGAAGTGCCTCACTGCCCATGCCTGTACCTGTCCACTGAGGGAAGCCAACTGCCTGGAGTGTGAGAGAGGCGTGTGGGATCATG GGGGCAGAATGTTTAAGTGTTCATTTTGTGCTGGCTTTTTATGTGAGGATGATCAGTTTGAGCACCAAGCCAGTTGTCAACAGTTAGAGTCTGAAAACTTTAAGT GCTTGTCCTGCAATAAACTAGGACAGTATTCCTGTTTGAGGTGTAAG ACATGTTACTGTGAAGATCATGTAAGACGTAAAGGGTTCAAGTATCCCAAAGGCCAAGCCATACCATGCCCCAAGTGTGGACACAATACGCAGGAAACCAAGGAACTCAGCATGTCCA CTCGAGGTTACAAGTATGGTCGCCAAAACAAGGAAGAAGATGACGATGATGACTATGATGATTACATGAATGGTGCTGCAGGTGGCGGTGGTTTCTATGGTTACGGTGGTGGCTCAAGTCAAGGAGCCGGTTTCTATGGTTACAGTGCTGGATATGATG ATGATGGAGACTTGGATGATGATGATTCtgaagaggaggaggaggatgaAAGTGATGAGAGTGATGACAAGGAAGATTCCAAGGATGAAACAGATACAGCAGCCAACAACatggaaaaattaaatatatctaAAGATGAAAAATAA